DNA sequence from the Candidatus Fluviicola riflensis genome:
CGATTTATTGACGGTTGAAGTCACACCTTCTTCCGCGCACGATATTATTAAGTGGCTGAAAGAAGACAATGAACTGGCGCTTTCATTCCTCACATTGCTTGGAGCGGTGCATTATCCCGATCAAACAGGTCGCGAAATGGCTGTGGTTTACCACTTGCATTCATTGGTTCACAATGTGCGTTTGCGTTTGAAAGCATTTTTGCCGATTGAAGATCCGAGTATTGCCACCATTACCGATATTTATATAGGTGCCAATTGGCAGGAACGCGAAACCTTCGATTTTTTCGGGGTGAAATTCGTAGGACATCCGAACCTGGTGCGTATTCTCAATGAAGATTCCATGGATTATCATCCGATGCGTAAAGAATACCAGTTGGAAGATGCTACACGTGAAGATAAAGATGATCGCTTCTTCGGAAGGTAAAAACGGGAGTTATGAGCGATATTGAACAAATAAAAAAGCAAAGCCTCTTTTCCAACGATACCATCGACGGAGAAATTGCTACGCTGAACTTAGGGCCTACACACCCGGCAACACACGGTATTTTTCAAAACGTACTGAAAGTTGACGGTGAGAAAATCCTTTCATCCGAACAAACGGTAGGTTACATTCACCGTGCGTTTGAAAAACTGGCAGAACGCCGCCCGTATAATCAGATTACACCGATCACCGACCGTTTGAACTATTGTTCTTCACCAATCAATAACCTAGGTTGGGACATGACGGTTGAAAAACTCATCGGTGCCAGTGTTCCGAAACGCGTTGATTACATGCGCGTGATCATTATGGAGCTGGCGCGGATTGCCGATCACTTGGTGTGTAACTCGGTAATTGGAGTAGATACCGGAGCATTGACAGGATTTACCTACATGTTCCAACAGCGTGAAGCGATCTACGAACTATTCGAGGAAGTTTGCGGTGCACGTTTGACGACTAACATTGGCCGCATTGGCGGATTTGAACGCGATTTTTCACCGGTGTTCCACGAGAAACTAAAGAAATTCCTAAAAGAATTCCCGAAACATTTCAACGAATTCGACAGCTTGCTTTCGCGTAACCGCA
Encoded proteins:
- a CDS encoding NADH dehydrogenase subunit D: MSDIEQIKKQSLFSNDTIDGEIATLNLGPTHPATHGIFQNVLKVDGEKILSSEQTVGYIHRAFEKLAERRPYNQITPITDRLNYCSSPINNLGWDMTVEKLIGASVPKRVDYMRVIIMELARIADHLVCNSVIGVDTGALTGFTYMFQQREAIYELFEEVCGARLTTNIGRIGGFERDFSPVFHEKLKKFLKEFPKHFNEFDSLLSRNRIFMDRTIGGGPISGERALDYGFTGPNLRAAGVDYDVRAMNPYSSYEDFDFIIPVGTQGDTYDRFQVRQEEIRQSLAIIHQAYNNLPEGDYYSKDIPEFYLPAKEDVYTKMEALIYHFKIVMGEIPVPVGEVYHSVEGGNGELGYYLISDGGRTPYRLQFRRPCFIYYQAYPEMITGQTISDAVLTLSSLNVIAGELDA
- a CDS encoding NADH-quinone oxidoreductase subunit C gives rise to the protein MTSDLLLQRLQERFGEAILQHESPYDLLTVEVTPSSAHDIIKWLKEDNELALSFLTLLGAVHYPDQTGREMAVVYHLHSLVHNVRLRLKAFLPIEDPSIATITDIYIGANWQERETFDFFGVKFVGHPNLVRILNEDSMDYHPMRKEYQLEDATREDKDDRFFGR